The following DNA comes from Oncorhynchus masou masou isolate Uvic2021 chromosome 21, UVic_Omas_1.1, whole genome shotgun sequence.
AACATGGGAGTATAAAAGAAGTACCCTACGGCTGTACCCTACTTGGGGGCGTGGTCACAATAAGCCATGCCTCGCCATGTTTATCTATTGGTCGATTTTGAAACTAAGAAAGGCGGGAGGTGAGGGCGCTCCAGTACAGTTAACGCGCAGTAACGTTGGATGCCTGCTGccgttaacctgttgaaactctgggggcgctatatcatttttggatgaaaaacgttcccgttttaaacaatatattttgtcacaaaaagatgctcgactatgcatataattggtagctttggaaagaaaacactctgacgtttccagaactgcaaagatattttctgtgcgtgccctagaacgtgagcttcaggcaaaaccaagatgagacggcatccaggaaatgagcaggatttttgaggctctgttttccattgtctccttatatggctgtgaatgcgagaggagtaagtctgccctttctgtcatttccccaaggtgtctgcagcattgtgacgtatttgtaggcatatcattggaagattgaccataagagaccacatttaccaggtgtccgcccggtgtcctgcgccgaaattggtgcgcaaaagtcagctgcaagtatttttccatggaatttagagaagaatgcaggcttccacgaacgatatatcaatgaagagatatgtgaaaaaacaccttgaggattgattccaaacaacgtttgccatgtttcggtcgatattatggagttaattcggaaaaagtttgacgttgtaggtgactgaattttcggttcgtttcggtagccaaatgtgattttccaaacggagcgatttctcctacacacagacgctttcaggaaaaactgcgcatttggtatgtaactgagagtctcctcattgaaaacatccgaagctcttcaaaggtaaattattttatttatttggttatctggtttttgtgaaaatgttgcgtgctaaatgctactcaaaatgctaagctagcttagcatactcttacacaaattagtcaattgctatggttcaaaagcatattttgaaaatctgagatgacagtgttgttaagaaaaggctaagcttgagagcaggcgcattattttcattttatttgcgattttcagaaatcgttaacgttgcgttatgctaatgagcctgaggctttagtcacgatcccggatccgggatggggagtatcaagaggtttaaaTACCACAGAAGAAATGGAGGGGTCGACAACGGTAGCTAGCTATTTCTTTACACCAGTTGACAGTGTCCCGGGCACTGTTTTCCCGCAGTTCTGTTCACGACGATGAGGGCATATGTGTTCAGCAGGCGGTAGAGTCTGCCGATGTCGCGCCCGCTAGCTAGCAAGGAGGATTCCGGTGAGAGGCGAAAACACTCCGATAATACTTTTATTTTCCTTTTGACCCACATTTCAAAAGTGTCACAAGCGTGAAGATGTCGAGGGGGAGGCGGAGCACATGCCTCCACTGGACAGCAGCATGTAAATGATTTAATGCAATATTCAACACAGCCTGAAACTAATGCCTGTAAAATTGTGTAAATGTTTCTTACATTActagccagaatgttgaataaaatacCATTTAGACTTACTCTACCCGTTATCTGTGCAGTTTGTCCTTCAGCTGCTTTAGATTTTTGACAAAATATCCACAGCAAAGTATTGTTTACCCAAGACAGCAGGTAGGTATAATTAAGCCTAGTTTTATATTGGATATTCTGTTCTCTCTCATcaatagtgtcacgccctggtcaaaatatattatgtttgtcttcatttatttggtcaggccagggtgtgacatgggtttttgtggtgtgttttgtcttgggggtgtatagcatagtctatggctgtctgaggcggttctcaatcagagtcaggtgattatcgttgtctctgattgggaaccatatttaggcagccatattctttgagtatttcgtgggtgattgttcctgtctctgtgtttgtttgtcaccagataggctgtataggttttcacgttccggttgttgtttttgtattgttcgtgtttttcatcgtcattaaacatgtctcaaaaataccacgctgcattttggtccgcttctccttcaccagacgagaaccgttacaaatAGCAAATGAACCAATCATGCCATGACAATGAACAGGGTATATTCTGAACCAGGGGAGGATGGAAAACAAtacactttattttttattttttatcctttTAAAAGATTTACACATTAAAGGTGTCGATTTGTTCTCCATCCACAGATTCAGTATTTAACATTTTCATGGCATGCTTGGTTCAATAGCTATTGACGAGAGAATCGAATATCCAATATAAAACTAATTTTACCTCGGTGCAGAAggaaacatatacagtaccaacTGGCTCTTAAAGGTTTAatcaacattctggcttgtaacCGACTTCTACACAATTTTGCAGGCGTTCGTTTCAGGCTGTTTATACAAATGAATGGTGTATTACTGCCTTATCAATAAGACTGTATTCAACACTGATATGTCCTCCTCCACAGTATGCCAGCCAGCTAGGGTAGCCATAAAAATATCACCTTATCAGACCGTTAGTGCTGTTCCAGCTGGCCGATAGGCATTATTAGGTAGGTAACTGTAGCACAGAGAATTTTCTACCACCTTTTACTTGACAGTACTTCCTCAATTTCCAAGTTGGAAGACAACAGGTGTTTTAGACTTCCATGTCTAGTTTCAGTAGGTTCATTTGAATTTAGAAAATGTAGCTCTGTAGGAAAAAAAAACGATCCATCAATGTGTCCACCCCAAAGTGCTGCATGTCATGATGACACTCACCTGTCCACAATCAATGGAGACAATATTTGAAATAAACAAGATGGAGGCGTACAACATTGTTGGATTACTTCATGGAGCAAAACATGTTCTATTTGATTAATAACAgagcattttctaaattcaaTGATTTATTTTAATAACAgagcattttctaaattcaattatttattttaataacagagcattttctaaattcaaacGAACCTCCCTGCAAATAGAAATGGACGTTTGAAGATGTGTTTTCTTCCAAGTCTGGAATTGAGGAAGTAACGGCAATTAAAGGTTGGTTTGAAAATCCTCTGTTATACTTAACATGACCCACCTAATAAGGCCAAGCAGCCAGCGGGAACTACAACAATGGTGCGACTAGGTGCCATTTTGAATAGCTAGGGAAGCCAATGAATGAATTCTTACCATCACCAATGAACATTCACTCATTCACAGGCCACTGCTGCAGAGAATGAATTCTGACTTTAGTTTACATGTGTAATGTTGCTCTTATCTAACCCTAGTTGATACATCTTGTTTCTTCATTACAGAGCTGCATCATCAAGCGATACTGTGAGAAGAGGTTTGTGCCCAAGTATCTGGCCACCATAGGGATCGACTATGGGGTCACCAAGTAAGTTGACCccaatgatgatgaataaattaaaaaataattaaataatttGTAGACCAAAGATGCACAGTTCAGTTCCATTGCTGTCAGATGATTCCAGATAAAGTAGACCAgtgtagagcagtggttctcaaccaTGTTCATTTTTATCAGTACTCCTACTCGTTCTCCTGGTTGAGAACCACTGATGTGGAGACTTCTGAAGTCGGTGTGTGACTGATTTTGAAGCGTTTGTTGTCCATCAGAGTCCAGGTGCGTGACAGGGAGATCAAAGTGAACATCTTTGACATGGCAGGACACCCCTTCTTCTACGAGGTCAGTACCTTACAACCTCGGTCATGATCTACGTCCTAACATACTGGAACACCGTGCTTTACACGTCAGACCACATAAACGTCTGCGCCCTCATGTCCAGACATGCACCAAGaggccagtctctctctctttatttatatatatatacatacagtggggcaaaaaaaagtatttagtcagccaccagttgtgcaagttctcccacttaaaaagatgcgagaggcctgtaattttcaccataggaacacttcaactatgacggacaaaatgaggggaaaaaaatccagaaaatcacattgtaggatttttaatgaatttatttgcaaataagtAATaagtatatctatatatatatatatatataaaaatctgacacacagacatacacgtaCTGCTGTTTCTGTACTGCTGTTCTTGTGGAGCAGTTCATTATTTTTCTAGTCGGGGGTGCTGCTTTTACACAAATCATCGTTAAGTCAAACACAGTACTGAAGAAGTGGAACTCATGTTTTATTCAATTTTAGCCTATTttatcgctctctctgtctctctcgatctctcactctctctctgtctctctgtctctctgtctctgtctctgcaggtTCGTAATGAGTTCTATAAGGACAGCCAGGGAGTGGTGTTGGTGTACGACGTAGGTCTGAGGGAGAGTTTTGATGCGCTGGACAACTGGCTGAGTGAGATGAAACAGGAGATGGGTTCCCAGGCTAATATGGAGAGCATCGTTTTTGTCGTCTGTGCCAACAAGGTATGTGTGTATGATTGTCCTTCTCTGTGTACCAGGTTCACTGgtcttagctgtgtgtgtgtgtgtgtgtgtgtgtgtgtgtgtgtgtgctccctcCAGGTGGACCTGACTAAGCGTCGTGTGGTAGACGAGGGAGAGGGTAGGCTGTGGGCGGAGTCAAGAGGGTTCCACTACTTTGAGACGTCAGCACAGAGCGGAGAGGGTATCAGTGAGATGTTTcaggtattcacacacacacacacacacacacagagagatagatagattctactgatctgtgtgtgttttccaggCGTTTTTCTCCTCCATAACGGACATGTGTGAGAACGGCGGGAAGCGCCCGGTGGCAGAGGTCAGTGTCGGCTTCACCAAGGAGCAGGCCGACACCATCCGACGCATACGGAACAGCAAGGACTCCTGGGATATGCTGGGGGTCAAACCTGGAGCCACACGGTAAGACAAGGGGTCAAAGGTCAACCCTGGATCCTTAAGCATAGTCCAGAAACAGGGATCAAACACACTCCAATTCTCTATACAGCTCTGGTTCTAAATTGGAacacagtggctgtacagtagtaACATGTTATACAGCTCTGGTTCTAAATTGGAacacagtggctgtacagtagtaACATGTTATACAGCTCTGGTTCTAAATTGGAacacagtggctgtacagtagtaACATGTTATACAGCTCTGGTTCTAAATTGGAACACAGTTGCTGTACAGTAATAACATGTTATACAGCTCTGGTTCTAAATTGGAACACAGTGGCTGAAACATGTTATACAGTGGTTCTAAATTGGAacacagtggctgtacagtagtaACATGTTATACAGCTCTGGTTCTAAATTGGAACACAGTTGCTGTACAGTAATAACATGTTATACAGCTCTGGTTCTAAATTGGAacacagtggctgtacagtagtaACATGCTATACAGCTCTGGTTCTAAATTGGAacacagtggctgtacagtagtaACATGTTATACAGCTCTGGTTCTAAATTGGAacacagtggctgtacagtagtaACATGTTATACAGCTCTGGTTCTAAATTGGAacacagtggctgtacagtagtaACATGTTATACAGCTCTGGTTCTAAATTGGAACACAGCGGCTGTACAGTAGTAACATGCTATATGGGTTTTGTCTGACAGCCGTTCTGAACCTAAACACCTCACACCGACCCTAACCCGCTAATATAGAAAATGCACTATAGGCTACATTTGGAGATGGCAGGATTTTGTTTAGCCTGATTTACgtatgtttctgcttataatttccaaCATTTTGGTAGGTATTTGTCAGTCAtcttgtctataattagatacatgcagcttctcttctgtcattatacactgagtgtagaaaacattaggaTCATTgagtcctaatattgagttgcacccacttttgccctcagaacagcctcaattcatcgggacatggactctacaaggtgtcgaaagcgttccacagggatgctggcccatgttgactccaacgcttcccacagttgtgtcaagttagctggtgatggaccattcttgatacacacgggaaacagttgagcgtgaaaagcccagcagcGTAGCAGTCCTTGATACACTCAAACcaatgtgcctggcacctacccCGTGCAAAAGCACTAAAAAAAATGTGTCTtcccaattcaccctctgaatgacacagatacacacagatacacaatccatgttcCCCAATACTGAAAGAGGGGCCTGGGTGTTAAAGCTTTGGAAGTGGGTTCTGGTAATCTTTTAAtagctgattctaagatttgtaattgATCATAAATGTTTTggctgttttttttcttttttttaagtggtttatccatacatctccattttggataggtgactcttcgtgttgttgtagGTTTAGTGTGTTTAGTGTTTCCCAGAAGTGCTTAGATTCTGTGGATTCTTCAATCACAATGAGCTGTTTTCTGACAAACTTATTTTTTTCTTTGtgcatttctgtattgttttagttaTTCACCATAGTGAAAGTGAGTCTTTCTTAAACTGACCTCTCTCTAAACGAATCCCTATCTTCCCTGATATATTGAGCTTGGTTGGGGGCTTGGATTAAGCGAGGGGATTAGGTGACACTGGGAAATGTCATTATAGTCCGTCCGCCTGACAATCAACTCTGACACACACAAAGCAGCTTCAACAGCGTCCTCGTCTTGATCTAATTTTTGTTCCTGTTTGTGTTTCCAGGGAGGAAGTTAACAAGGCATACAGGAAGCTGGCTGTGCTGCTCCATCCGGATAAGTGCGTTGCCCCGGGCAGCGAGGATGCTTTCAAGGCCGTGGTGAATGCTCGCACCTCCCTGCTCAAGAACATCAAGTAGACGCCAGCTAGGCACTGCtcaccctgacccctaacccctcgCCATGTTTCCTCGTCTAATACCACCTCACCTTCAGAACATCATCAGCTTCTCTACCCCCTCCCAAACCCCAAAACCAACCCTTCCCCCTTCTCtgctctccatccctcccaccccaccccccctcctctcacacCAGATGCCATGACATTTTGCTACAACAGAGTTTTATAAAGTCACTACTGATGATGTGCCACAGCAAATCAGTCTCTGTACGGAAGACTATCAATGCTTTACACTGTAGTCTTTCACACACTTGAGAGAGAAGTCACTGGAAGACTGGGTGTGTCGTCTGCTTGATCAGTTGTGTTTTCTCTGGTCCAGAGCCTTCAAGCGGCTTGTTGACCTCTCCTGTTTTAAGGAAGGCTCAGCATCAGCAAGCCACACGTAACGCCCTGGACAAGAGCTATATATTTGTAAACATGAATGGTTGGTTGTCGTAAGGGGTGGTTGTCAGAAGGGGTGGTTGTCAGAAGGGGTGGTTGTCGTAAGGGGTGGATGTCAGAAGGGGTGGATGTCAGAAGGGGTGGATGTCAGAAGGGGTGGATGTCGGAAGGGGTGGATGTCGGAAGGGGTGGTTGTCGGAAGGGGTGGATGTCGGAAGGGGTGGATGTCGGAAGGGGTGGATGTCGGAAGGGGTGGATGTCGGAAGGGTGGTTGTCGGAAGGGGTGGTTGTCGGAAGGGGTGGTTGTCGGAAGGGGTGGTTGTCGGAAGGGGTGGTTGTCGGAAGGGGTGGTTGTCGGAAGGGGTGGTTGTCGGAAGGGGTGGTTGTCGGAAGGGGTGGTTGTCAGAAGGGGTGGTTATCAGAAGGTGGGTAATGTGTCTGGGTTGATGCTTGTGATCTAATGATCTTACTGGGGGTCTCTGACTCTCTGGGTAAGCTGATCCCGTGGACATAAAGAAGTACATACTTATATCCATACTTAACCAGTGTCATACATCCCTACACTAACTTACTGTCcatactccactacagcccctacTCTGCCCTCTGAACATGCTTGCCCCAGCCAGCCCCATACAGTAGACCTTGTTGGGGTTCATTCCTTGTTAATCAATGGCTCATTGGTGAAATTAGCATTCAGACAATATCTTTAAGTAAATAATTTATTcatttattaatgcaattgcagacagtaAGTTGACAACGGGAACATGGCACCCATGTTTCCGAGTAAGTTCTGCAAAATAGAAAAGGTGCCAAGTTGCTTTTATCATGCTTGTAGTCAACCCCCTGTGATGTAACTGCCTACGTCATTACCTTCTACTCATGAGACCAAAACCATGCCGACACAGCTATATAAACAAGAGTGTTATTAGTGTTATCTAAAAGCTTAGCAGTAAATGTCCAAGTTGATTTATAGTGGAATGTCGAACTCGTCTCTTCTCTCTTACACaaccctgcagagttctgtcttcacAGTCACACATTTCTCAGACAGTTTCTTAATGAGAGGCAGATATTAGAAAAGACTgtggaacaatattaaacctcTATAATGAATATATattgttaatctgtagtctaggtcttataacccctccccttctattaatacaacataagcataatcaattattataatgCATCAAACATTTGGTACAGCCCCCATCATGACCCCTAGGTGAACCCCTGACAACCtcagtgtacatacatatagCAGATGCACTGAGGGGTATGAAAACTAGCAGAGATGGGGAAACTACAGCACCCTAACCTCTAAGCAAGTGTCCAGTCAaaagtcaacagtcaacacacttactcattcaagattttttttaaacgtaaaaaaaatctatattttctACATCATAGAAtcatattgaagacatcaaaactatgaaataacatgtggATTCATgtagccaaaaaagtgttaaacaaatcaaaatagattttagattttagattcttcaaattagccgacctttgccttgatgacagccttgcacactcttggcattctctcaaccagcttcacctggaatgct
Coding sequences within:
- the LOC135507441 gene encoding dnaJ homolog subfamily C member 27 — its product is MDTNVQKRRENKKSLRVKVISLGNAEVGKSCIIKRYCEKRFVPKYLATIGIDYGVTKVQVRDREIKVNIFDMAGHPFFYEVRNEFYKDSQGVVLVYDVGLRESFDALDNWLSEMKQEMGSQANMESIVFVVCANKVDLTKRRVVDEGEGRLWAESRGFHYFETSAQSGEGISEMFQAFFSSITDMCENGGKRPVAEVSVGFTKEQADTIRRIRNSKDSWDMLGVKPGATREEVNKAYRKLAVLLHPDKCVAPGSEDAFKAVVNARTSLLKNIK